From Miscanthus floridulus cultivar M001 chromosome 15, ASM1932011v1, whole genome shotgun sequence, the proteins below share one genomic window:
- the LOC136508584 gene encoding zinc-finger homeodomain protein 3-like translates to MDLSGTQGELPMAMHAGGGGGGSPYLGVHHGHHEHPQQQHNHGANGRHMSPPDVVAEEAKNRQLAVVPVGAGGGVGGAGVRYRECLKNHAAAIGGSATDGCGEFMPAGEEGSLDALRCSACGCHRNFHRKEPPGGGGDARQLHGHHHHHHPLSPLSPLAAAHHHHHHRGLLVAALPPAPTRMVMPLSAMHHQQPQHHSSASAESDDAHAPGPAHAQQPPARKRFRTKFTAEQKARMLGFAEEAGWRLQKLDDAAVQRFCQEVGVKRRVLKVWMHNNKHTLARCGHDGLPGDPQQQGPQGGQLGMPLPEPGRTGRSPSRSPPPQLRLE, encoded by the coding sequence ATGGATCTTTCCGGGACGCAGGGCGAGCTGCCGATGGCAAtgcacgccggcggcggcggcggaggatcgCCGTACCTGGGCGTTCACCACGGGCACCACGAGCATCCGCAGCAGCAGCATAACCATGGCGCGAACGGCCGGCACATGTCGCCGCCGGACGTGGTGGCGGAGGAGGCCAAGAACCGGCAGCTGGCGGTGGTGCCCGTGGGCGCCGGAGGCGGAGTCGGCGGGGCAGGGGTGAGGTACCGCGAGTGCCTGAAGAACCACGCGGCGGCCATCGGCGGGAGCGCGACGGACGGGTGCGGCGAGTTCATGCCGGCTGGCGAGGAGGGGTCGCTGGACGCGCTCCGGTGCTCGGCGTGCGGGTGCCACCGTAACTTCCACCGCAAGGAgccgccgggcggcggcggcgacgcgcggcagCTGCAcgggcaccaccaccaccaccacccactgAGCCCGCTGAGCCCGCTGGCCGcggcgcaccaccaccaccaccaccggggcCTGCTGGTGGCGGCGCTGCCCCCGGCGCCGACGCGCATGGTGATGCCGCTGAGCGCCATGCACCATCAGCAGCCGCAGCACCACAGCTCGGCGTCGGCGGAGTCCGACGACGCGCACGCGCCGGGGCCGGCGCATGCGCAGCAGCCGCCTGCCCGGAAGCGGTTCCGGACCAAGTTCACGGCGGAGCAGAAGGCCCGCATGCTGGGTTTCGCGGAGGAGGCCGGGTGGCGGCTGCAGAAGCTGGACGACGCGGCGGTGCAGCGCTTCTGCCAGGAGGTGGGCGTGAAGCGGCGCGTGCTCAAGGTGTGGatgcacaacaacaagcacacccTGGCGCGGTGCGGCCACGACGGGCTCCCCGGCGACCCGCAGCAGCAGGGGCCGCAGGGCGGCCAGCTCGGCATGCCGCTCCCGGAGCCCGGCAGGACCGGACGGAGCCCCAGCCGGAGCCCGCCACCGCAGCTGCGGCTGGAGTGA